The window TTGATAAGGACAGCTGTTTATTTTCATACGACGCTTGATAACTGACGCAGCTTTTACACGAACTTGGTAACACAGTGATGAGCAATAccctttgtttttttaaacttttttttaatcctCACCTTGCGAAACGCCAACTGGGGGTGATCATGCATCTGCTGCACGCATATATCTACGTTTAATCTCCATTAGGTtcgtaaaaaaattgataaaatatcGCTGCGCAAATTAAAACAGCTTTGCGATTCGTTCATTTATATGTCACGACCAACCACCTACCTTTTGATGGAAACACGCTGACGTCACAAAGTTAATTGGATTGCATCTAGCAAGCTCGGCAAAAAATATATCGGTGAAAAAGTTTTGTCGGTGAAAGACTTCGTCATCAAGTGAaagatttgttattttttgccgACGAATTTTTTTACCGACAAGGTCTGTTGCCAAGCAACGCGCTCTGTTTTTTTAGACAAGGCCAGATTTTAAAACAGAGAAGACAAAATAACTATAAAATTGAAGAGATGTTAGCtagcataaatatatatacaaatagtAAAAAATCTCCCGGTTAATataagttattaaaaaacgtaaaaaaaaataaaagccgTTGCTTGCACGAGCGACGTCATGAGTACTTCTTGTATAGTCTTGGTGAAAAAAGTCGTGCCCAGGATAGTTTTACTtttcctaaaaaagaaaaaactccAATACAGAAATAGAATATTTATCTTGATAGTTACGCAACATGTTTCTTCTACATTATTCAATCTTTATTAtcgacattatttttaattatcaatGTTAGCGACACATTCTTTGCTTTAATTAACATCGCAGTAGAAACGCTAATTGCACATCTCCACTATTTACAACCAGTCTGAACACGGTGCATAGTTGATTTAACGAGAGTACAAGATGCAATGTTCAGGAAACTGCCTAGAATGTTAACCTGCACATTCTAAGACATTTTAAACCCTCTTCAGGGTGGAATTTGTTCGAGGGAAAACATtgaaaaactttgaaaaatgaaaaaaaattttgtgtgtaTTTGTATCGCGTATTATTTGAACGTGCATTGCATGCTGGCATACATGCGTTCCTCTAATGCATGTGTTGTGCAGGTGCATCGCGTAAGTTGAAACTCTTAAACCGCAAATTCCCGCAAGAAACGTCTTTCAAAATGGCGAAAGAGCTTTTATCACCGTAATTACTTGGTGTAAACACCCTAGTCATTTTTTTCGACAACATCCTAAAATTTTGGTGAAACGGAAGAGGAAATGTGGGATTAAAACTACTTTTGCGTACGGAagtatttttattgaaaattgaaCAACACGAGGACACCTAATCTTTGGCGATACAGCCTCTTTCTGCGCTAATCAACATGCCGAATTGTGACGGTGTATCTTGTAAATCCATCTGTAGTCCAAATGATGGGCAACTTGGTGCTGTCACATGACTGAAGTGTATAAATTAACAAGTTCTCATTCCATCGAAAAAGTAATCTTCACAATTCATTTAGCTGAATTTTATTgccgttaattttttttttctttttggaagGCAAAAAATAAAAGGAATGAGCTTAGGTTTTCGTACCAGGTGAGCAATAAAATATGTTATACAGAGTTGACATGGTATAGGTGGCGAGCAAGTGCATGTGAAAGGAATGTGATGTGTTTAGTTACATGCATGGCGAATACGGTTAGTGTTGTATCTCCGTGTGACCAATGACGGTTGAAGTAAATGGTGTTATTGCATGATACAGTGAACTAAAAGAAAGGAGAACATATCACTTAACTGCACTCACTCTCATGACCAACAATACGCATGCGTTATAAAACACAATAgaataagaaagtaaaaaaaggaaTTAACAATCTCGTGATCACACACGTTCTGCGTGGCCACACAGTAGAAGAAATTCAGTTTCAAGTATTTTTTGAAATCTGTTTTAAGATGAGTGTGAgggtggttttaatttttcccTGTACTTTTGAGGATTTGCATCTTTTTTTagaagttaaaatatttttatatcaaatACATGAATAAACTATTTACAGCGTTATAAAATACTAAAAGCTATTTACAGTTTTTACTAACTTAAGTTCCAGAAAGAATCTGCTCCTTCCATATCAACAGTTTGGaaactttttaacattttcaatttttttaattcaagttcGTATTCATTTTAACCTCGGTCGAATAACCCTGGAAACGAAGTTGGATCGTACTTACCTTAATTCTTTTCTGCCAAACGCGAtgctttaatttaaaataacggTTAGAAAACTAAAGCTAACAAAAATTCTAAACTActttaaatgaaaattttaagcACATTATGACGGTTTACAAGATTGAGTCATTCGTCTGCGGACAGACTTTCTTTTCTTACGTTTTTTCCGTCGCACATTTGACGTTGTAGCTTTGCCGTTATTTGCTTCGTCGCCAACTTTTGATTCTGTTTGTTCTTTTCCAACATCATCGTCatactcatcatcatcatcatcattatcatcatcctCGTCGTCTTCAGAATGAGTATCGCCTACATTTTCtgcattttcaaaaaacttgTTTGAAGATCCGTTACTTACGTCAGCGGATTTCTGTagattttcatcatttttttttaaagaaacattaTTTTCCACTTTCACTGCAGGTGATTCTGCACTTATCTTATCGTTCGATAAATTATCTACAACATTCGAATCTGTGTTTATGTTCACATTCTCACTATTTACATCGACTATGATATCTTCATCGTAGATGGTTTTTTGTTCACCCTTTGTGTTCGACGACAAATTATCCACTTCTTTTACACTAACATCCTCGAAACTGCTCTGCTTACTTGTATATTTAGAGTCATTGATTCGCTCAACAGAAATATCACCTTTAACCCGCGTAACTTCTACCGGCGTACCAATCTCTACCGGCGCATCAATCTCTACCCGCATATCAATCTCTACCGGCGTATCAGTCTCTACCGGCGTATCAGTCTCTACCGGCGTATCAGTCTCCACCGGCGTATCAGTCTCTAGCGGCGTATCAGTCTCTCCCGGCGTATCAGTCTCTCCCGGCGTATCAGTCTCTAAGGGCATATCAGTCTCTACCGGCGTATCAGTCTCTACCGGCGTATCAGTCTCTACCGGCGAGTTAGTTTCAACGCTGTTTGGCTGAACTTCAACATCTGTAATTAATCCACCGGTTTTATTATTCTTCGGTGAACTAGTTTGTTCACTTACTTCTGCTTTACTCATTGTAGTACTTGCATCAATTGATGTCCCTGTCAAGCTTTCATCTACACCCTCCTCCTGAGTTATTTTTATAACATCACCCTGAGACGATGTACGTACCGGTTGTTCAATAAGCGGAACGGCTTCATCCACCGCGATAACTTTATCCGAAAACTTCGTTAATTCCTCTTCGTGAAAACGACTGTAGTCATGTTGCGCCTCAAAGTCAGGTGTTAAAACCCCTACGGATTGAGTGCGTGATTTATCACCAGACTCTTTTTCTACCGGTATGACGTCATCAGCGGTTACAGTTTTTTCTGACGCTTTCACACCTGTTAAACAAATCGGATTCGAGTAATCGTCCCCATGGTTACCTTCCAAATGCACCCCATTTAATTTTGGTCCATCTATTACATCTATTAGTGATTTATCAAACACTTCATCGGCTGATGATGCAACTTCTTCCCCGTCTTCGTTTGGTATTTTTTCTGTTTCAACATGGACTCCATTACACAATTTATCTTCTGTAATGGCGCCTTTTTCACCGTTTATAAGAAAATCGTCTTTTATTATCGTATCTTTATGCGATTCCGATAGTTCACCATTCAATACGGGTACAGAGGTTTCTCCATTCAATATGGGTACAGAACCTTTGACACCGTTTTGTTTTACTTCTGATGGTGCGTCAGCAATTGTTTGAAGTTTTTCTGTATTGTTAGTGTGTTCTTCATCATTTGATTTACCAGTGACTAAGAGAAAGTTATATTATCATGtaataaaaagttgaaaaaatagtatagaaAACTATACTATTCAATGTGTTTTTCATATTATAAAGCATTTAAAACCTAGTAACCATGTTGGATAATAAAACACAGGGCATTAAGTTGATAAAAATGAGGTCAACCCGAAATTGTGAACTTACTCAAAAACGCAGCTAGTACTTTCGTTTTATGCCAATTCTTTTTTGACTTCCCTGCCTCCTTTTTCGCATCAGGCGTCTTCTTTTTCGTAAGCGACGAAGAATCTTGCATATTACGTTTTCGTAGCGGgaaaccattttttatttcattcatcAAATTATCAATAATACACGTCTCCTCCACTGGTGGTGGTCTTCGTCCCTTTCCAAGTTTAGGTTTGTCATCTTTGATACCAAGCTTCTCTTTTCTTGCTTTTTCCTCAGCTTGTTTTTGCTCTCGAACTAGTCTTCGCTTTTCTTGAATCTTGAATTGTTCGTTTTCCTAACAAAAGCAAAGTATTCACATAACAGTTGATCAACAGGACGCATACTTTCACAATCATCTGTTTGGTAACACATAAAAAAAAGAGTTAACTTACATCTTTCGCTTTCTTTAGGCTGTCACAAAACTGTTTGAACACTTTCAAGTAATCTTCAAGCGAGAATTTTTTTGGATCTTCACAAAAATATTCTGCGAATTCAGCATTTAATTTGCGTATATCAGATATTTTAGATTCCAACTCTTTGCATTCTTTGATAGCCgtctaaaagaataaaaaatgttgcatgAAACTAAACAATGACGAAGTGATTGATAAGAACAATCATCCAGTGCTTTGAATCTTAATGAAAACAAACATACCTCAATAAATTCTCCTAATTGTTTCTTCACATCATCAGGTGCGTTCGCCAATGCTTTTTCTGTAGAAGTGACACTTGTTTTCAACGCATTAACATCTTTTTCCAAATTATCGATATTCAAACTACAAACATACATAAGACTAGCTATAAATCCCGTAGGAAAAATCAATTGGCTAGACGAAAAGTCAGAGAACTATTTGAAACAACACTCCACTACAAATTTCAATCTTACCGACAAGCTGCTTCCAAATGTTTCATTTTCGAAGGAAAATCAAGAATTTCTTCTTTCTTAGCTTCGGCAATCTAATTCAAAACAAAGGTAACTTTAGAAATTTAGCAAGTGAGTCATTAGGTGTACTTATTAGACGATTTTTACCTGTACAATAAAATGCAACAGATTCATGCGGGGCTTGTTTGCTCGCGTGTCAGTTAGTTTGAGTAGAGATGTGATTTTAAAAGCCTCTGCGTTACCCGCATGTGAACCCTaaagttaaaaagttaaaatctgAACACATTGAAATAAACTTAAATGAATCCAGATTTTTATCAAGTTGCAATGATTTAaatgagaaaaaagaaaatcagcGGGCAGAATGAAAATCAGAGGGAAGTCTCCTCTTCACTTAACGTACATGATTCATAAAGTTTCCAACTCTCAAAATCAAATTCAACATTTCTGGAAGTGTCTCGTTGCAcaaaatatctgaaaaaaaagcaatagATGCATTTCAATTACATGCAACAGGTGCTACAAAACAGGCAAAagtaaactgaaaataaaaacaggtCATCACCATCGATGGCTTGTGTCATTATTTCAATATTTGGTCCCAGACTTTCTTTCGAGATCATGAAGTCTTCCTTTAATATTAAGCCCTTGATTCGAAATttataactaaaaaaaagatCGTATATTAAAATCTAATCAAATCTAATTTTCACCATTTTGTCTACAGGTACACAGTAAAACAAATCAGTTGACAGAATCTGCATACCTAGATACTTCGAGAAGtcttaagaagaatttttcagCAGGTCCAAGTTTCGCCTTTTCTCctttaaatgattttatttgATCGATTTCAGACGTGTCAGGCAAAAGTTTTTCTAAACATTTCAATCTATCACCTCCCAGTTCTGAACTATTCCCGTCTGTGATCCATTGAATGACTTGATCGCTTCCTCTGCAAAAAGTATGTGTATTTTAGCAACATATTTACTCTAACCGAATATTCATTGTATCGATCACTCACCCTTTAAACTGGCGCAAGAAAATGTTGACATTCATACTGCGCTTTCCATCTAAGAtggcaatctaaaaaaaacgtCAATCATTTAACGTCGTTATATACGTAAAAATGCTGACACTACAATTTACATGGTAACATTGTACACTTACTTCCTTaggttctttctttttctcttcctTCTTGTCagatttctttatatttatttgacaaaaaaGTTCTTCTTCCATATTGTAATCGGGCTCGACACCATCATTAATTTCGATCACTTTCTTCCACACACTACTCGTACTTCGCTTCAGCACATGTCCAGGAATTTTATTCCACTGCAACTTCTTCATTTTTTGCTTCGGTGTAAACGCTGGTTTTGATGCTTTTTGCGGACCATCCGTTGCAGTATTCATGCCTCCAAGACCAGGTGGTGGGGGTGGTCCACATCCAGGTGGTGGAGGTGGACCACATCCCGGTGGAGGTGGTGGTCCACATCCCGGTGGAGGTGGTGGTCCACATCCAGGTGGAGGTGGTGGAGGGGGTGGTCCTCCTCCTAATGGCGGTGGcggaggtggtggtggaggtCCCCCTCCtggtggtggaggtggtggCGGTGGGCCTCCACCTGGTAGTGGTGGAGGGGGAGGTGGTGGTGCTCCTCCAATTGAGGGTGGTAGTGGCGGTGCAGGTGGTGGCGGCCCTTCAAAAAACTCAGTAGGCGCACCTGGAAAAGGTGGTGGAGGTGGAGGAGGCGGAGGGGGTGGTCCTGTAGTGGGTGCATCAAGCATAGGACGTAATCCAGGTAATCCAACAGCACCTGCAGGAATCTTGATGGATGCAGGCACTTCTATAGTTTGAGTTTCTTTGTGTTGAGGTGCGTCAGTTTCCACTTTTACATTATCAGTTTGTGTGTTTTTATGACTGAACAATTCTAACGACTGGGACATTTTTTTAACAGCGAAATCAGCCCGTTGTTTACACAGTTTCGCTTGAGCTTCATTGTTTACCATTACCGCTCTCACAACCACATCCTCCACTGTCTGCCATGCTGTGTCCTGAAATTCATTGTCGGCCTCAATCATTAGTAAGCTCTGTAAAATGGTCAACAAATTGTTTGCCACTGGTTTGTCAGCCACCTAAGAGAGAAAAATTGTGCAAAACATTGAGtgcaaataaattattttcctaaaaaactGTACCCATTACATCAAATCGCGTTCCGCTGGGCGTGAGagagaaaaatttgaaaaatttatttttgtgcgaaacatcaaaaataataattgcGAGTCTTACGATGCAGCTAGCTATTGTCAGGAAGCTATTGTCGGCAACAGCAAAACATCCAATAAAATGACAACAAGGATGACAGGAAAAGACCGATAAAAAACCAAAAACAATCCTTAGAAACTTGGCGATAAAAAACTTCAgagaaaataagatttttaaataatttttataaaatgcgGCAATAAGCCTGAACTGCAACTGCATTTAAATTGGCAAGCAAATTTAGAAATTGCAGCACCTTGCCTCTCCCCCTGCCGACTTGTGTAATGtttttggaaatttattttatttacaacatAAAAACCTACTTGGTCAAAAACTGCTCGAAATACTTGTTGGTGATCGTTTAGATCCAAACCATCTGAGGTTACCATAATTTCATCATCTTGTTGTTTCTGTTCATCAAAAACGGTAATTTGGATGTATAGCCCTTCTTCGTCTTCATATCTAAATATCAGCGGTAATGGTTGAAACAGAACTTGGTGTCTCCACAAAAGTCAACGCCAGTGGATAAATAAAACTGGAAACTTAGTAAAATTAATACATGCATGCAACTGACCTTAGAGCTGTTAGCAGATCCAACAGGCCAAGACCTACAAAGTAATTGCATTAATTCAACATTCTGAAGAGTTGCATACAGTAGCTCATAAAGATCGATAAGCTTTCTTCCAGGTAAGGTTAATGCCATTTCAGGTTAATTTAACCTGGCATTCTTACGATCAGTGAATGAGTACCAGTTAATACCAAAGCAACTCCATGCATCATTTACGTACGAATACCCTTCGTCACTAGCTCGTCTAAGTAATAAGGTCGTAAGGTCGTAGTCTCCAGCGTTCGAGCACTAGTGTTTTTATAACAAACTTTAAGTAGTCGTCACATATATAAATCCACTCAAAGAAAGCGAAGCATTGTTGTCACGAAATATCCCATCGTATTTCACAGACGAATTCACCAAACATCATTTTAGCATGAAATGCGCAAACTTCCAAAATTTAATGAAGTAGAATATATAGCTACCTACTATGTAAATCTCATGACGTTACAACATCATCacgtaatattaaaaaaacaatgaaaaatcaTTACCGATAAATTCGTTTCTAATATTTCTTCGTTCGTTGAAATCTATAGTAGACATTAAAATGGCGTTGATGAATGCTACGATGGTAGTTTTGTACGCTAACAgctctgcatttttaaattcgTTGATAAGTATGCTAAACCGATATCGTTGACTTTTctcattctaaaaaaatttgtttaagttATAACATTTAACTACAAATAGTTTTTATTCAACTTAATTAGGCGTGCAGGTTTATTTTGTGACTCCCCAAGTACTAATTAGTTTAGAGTACCCATTTTTAGAGATTCGAATTGCACTCTGGgttttttttcatgatttaATATGCGATACGGGACTGCGATAATGTCAAGGGGAAGAAATATCACGAAAGAAATATAGACgaagaaaaataatcaaaaatcgGGAGAAAAGTATGCGCCTGCGAGTGTTTGCAATTTATAAACACATAATCATCTCTCCcttctttattaaaatattttgacattctttaagttatttacCTTAAAGTACTCCAAGGAGGAGAGTGCTAACTCGTAACCACGGTTACTGTAAAGACATATACCAGACAGCATTTCCAGGACTTGTTTCTTTACCATTGTATTTCCAGTATCCAAggctaaaaataaatttcagctggtaaattaaagaaaaaaacaattcaaaaatCTACACGTAATCAATGTTAAATCGCATAAGACACATCGCAAAAACGCTGCGTCAGCAATAAATCCATATACACGAATGACAGAATTGTCATGAGAAAATGCCATTTTGGTTGGTCTCATTTTGAAAACGAGGTAGGCAAGATTTGCTATGGAAACAAGCACGGTAGCTCTGTGTTTACCGTTTGTCATTTGTTGAACTAAATGTGTATCATCGTCAATTAGGTAGTCCATTCCGACCTTActgtttaaaactgtttttatggACGAAATTATTTGCAACTGAATAACAGCATCTGAGAAACTCCCATTCTGTTTTGATCCCATAAAGTCTAGCGTGGCAAACATATATTGTAATGCATTGCAGTCCAAGAACTCTTCCATCCATTCTGTGGAACATTTTTCCAACCATTTATTCAACGCTGCGTAATTTTGTGACGACGGTTTACATAGCAACTGTTCGCAATAACCGACATCGAGTTTCGCGTTGCCGACATCTTGCGACGTCAACTCGTTTAAAGTTTCAGCAGGTTTTAATTTCGCTGAAATTCTGTTCCAACGGTTTTTCATGTTCACGTTAGTTGCTTCTTTTTCTTCAAAGTGTTCGATCTTTTGCTTCATGgcgtatgtttatttttttacttttagaacAATAACACACATTCTGTTTTGACTCATATACACATTAAAACACGAGGAAAGCGGAAAATAAAGTCGGATCTAAACTACAGCCCACAATTTCCTTAAAATTCGAAATTACTATCGATATCAACAAGATGCTGAGACAATTAAAAAGGTATGAAACGAGTAATTGAAGGagattacaaaaaaaacatgaacaaTGAAAAAATCTTCTTTGCTGATTGTTGAAGCTGGACCAGTTATACAGAATGGAGGGTTGCATGTGGCGAAAAATGTTTCTGTTTATCTAACCTTCACCAATTGAATTTTTATTCAGCTCACTTTTCACATAAAATTAGGGAAGTCTGTGGCGAAAGCTTCTTTTGTGACGCCTAATAAGCCAATCAATCACCCTTTATTTATCCTGCTGCATGTTGCTTTTTATTGAATTTAGACATATACAAGGCATTTGATGACATCTGCAAACATTAAAAAGATTCTAACCTAAAGGATACACGAAACACCTATTACCCATGTTGGGAATATTGTCTATATTTCCTAAACTGCgaaataaaagtatataaaagaatttatttcttgAAAGCCAGGTAAATTCCTATCGAAAagtgttttttcaaaaaacaataaacTGGAGAGacgtaaaaaattattgaacaCATTTTACAAGTTGATGGCTCTCGAGCCTATAAGGTACAGGTAATTGAAGCTTTCGCAAAAAAATCACACCATTTAAATCAACTCCCTCGTCGTCTCGGTTTTCCTTTTGAAGGTCTAGTTCCAAGTATATCAAAAAGTTTCTCTTTATGCTTTACTGTAGTACTTTTTTACCTCTACACTGTGAAAAAATTTCAacaatgaattttttataaaaaacagaaaCCGTTTGAGAGCTCAGTATACGCAGTTTAGTTGGTCTCCATATTCATGAATGCTTGTACCTTTTAGCCTAAACGTAGATTTATATTCAGCAGAAGATGTCAAGATTTAAACTTTGCAAAgtagttaaatttttttatcaactgGGCTCTCACGAAAAATGTGCATTCCAATATAAAATATCTTTCTTTCAAGATTAATTTTCTTGtaaagtttcattttttaatttccgCATCCAACGCATCCAATATAGTGaaatacattaaaattaaaataatcagataaacaaacaaacaaacaaacaaacaaacaaacaaacaaacaaacaaacaagtaaataaattccagtaaacaacaaaacaacaaccaaAACACAAACGCATGGACCTCTACTGAAACCTCGGCATGTAATCCATCTTAATAGATGCTTCTCCACAACAATAGGAGGCGAAATAAAATTGTATCTGTTGCTAAACAACACACGTTTGTTAGGAGTAACAGAGAAACATAATCCACCATGATTTGTCaaacatgttggtatgaataatGTGTATAATATTATCGCGACGTTTTATTGGGTAGTTGGTATCACGTGATGTTAACCAC is drawn from Hydractinia symbiolongicarpus strain clone_291-10 chromosome 8, HSymV2.1, whole genome shotgun sequence and contains these coding sequences:
- the LOC130654329 gene encoding inverted formin-2-like isoform X6, whose translation is MKDNWTLDTGNTMVKKQVLEMLSGICLYSNRGYELALSSLEYFKNEKSQRYRFSILINEFKNAELLAYKTTIVAFINAILMSTIDFNERRNIRNEFIGLGLLDLLTALRYEDEEGLYIQITVFDEQKQQDDEIMVTSDGLDLNDHQQVFRAVFDQVADKPVANNLLTILQSLLMIEADNEFQDTAWQTVEDVVVRAVMVNNEAQAKLCKQRADFAVKKMSQSLELFSHKNTQTDNVKVETDAPQHKETQTIEVPASIKIPAGAVGLPGLRPMLDAPTTGPPPPPPPPPPPFPGAPTEFFEGPPPPAPPLPPSIGGAPPPPPPPLPGGGPPPPPPPPGGGPPPPPPPPPLGGGPPPPPPPPGCGPPPPPGCGPPPPPGCGPPPPPGCGPPPPPGLGGMNTATDGPQKASKPAFTPKQKMKKLQWNKIPGHVLKRSTSSVWKKVIEINDGVEPDYNMEEELFCQINIKKSDKKEEKKKEPKEIAILDGKRSMNVNIFLRQFKGGSDQVIQWITDGNSSELGGDRLKCLEKLLPDTSEIDQIKSFKGEKAKLGPAEKFFLRLLEVSSYKFRIKGLILKEDFMISKESLGPNIEIMTQAIDDILCNETLPEMLNLILRVGNFMNHGSHAGNAEAFKITSLLKLTDTRANKPRMNLLHFIVQIAEAKKEEILDFPSKMKHLEAACRLNIDNLEKDVNALKTSVTSTEKALANAPDDVKKQLGEFIETAIKECKELESKISDIRKLNAEFAEYFCEDPKKFSLEDYLKVFKQFCDSLKKAKDENEQFKIQEKRRLVREQKQAEEKARKEKLGIKDDKPKLGKGRRPPPVEETCIIDNLMNEIKNGFPLRKRNMQDSSSLTKKKTPDAKKEAGKSKKNWHKTKVLAAFLITGKSNDEEHTNNTEKLQTIADAPSEVKQNGVKGSVPILNGETSVPVLNGELSESHKDTIIKDDFLINGEKGAITEDKLCNGVHVETEKIPNEDGEEVASSADEVFDKSLIDVIDGPKLNGVHLEGNHGDDYSNPICLTGVKASEKTVTADDVIPVEKESGDKSRTQSVGVLTPDFEAQHDYSRFHEEELTKFSDKVIAVDEAVPLIEQPVRTSSQGDVIKITQEEGVDESLTGTSIDASTTMSKAEVSEQTSSPKNNKTGGLITDVEVQPNSVETNSPVETDTPVETDTPVETDMPLETDTPGETDTPGETDTPLETDTPVETDTPVETDTPVETDTPVEIDMRVEIDAPVEIGTPVEVTRVKGDISVERINDSKYTSKQSSFEDVSVKEVDNLSSNTKGEQKTIYDEDIIVDVNSENVNINTDSNVVDNLSNDKISAESPAVKVENNVSLKKNDENLQKSADVSNGSSNKFFENAENVGDTHSEDDEDDDNDDDDDEYDDDVGKEQTESKVGDEANNGKATTSNVRRKKRKVKLSWARLFSPRLYKKYS
- the LOC130654329 gene encoding inverted formin-2-like isoform X4, which codes for MKQKIEHFEEKEATNVNMKNRWNRISAKLKPAETLNELTSQDVGNAKLDVGYCEQLLCKPSSQNYAALNKWLEKCSTEWMEEFLDCNALQYMFATLDFMGSKQNGSFSDAVIQLQIISSIKTVLNSKVGMDYLIDDDTHLVQQMTNALDTGNTMVKKQVLEMLSGICLYSNRGYELALSSLEYFKNEKSQRYRFSILINEFKNAELLAYKTTIVAFINAILMSTIDFNERRNIRNEFIGLGLLDLLTALRYEDEEGLYIQITVFDEQKQQDDEIMVTSDGLDLNDHQQVFRAVFDQVADKPVANNLLTILQSLLMIEADNEFQDTAWQTVEDVVVRAVMVNNEAQAKLCKQRADFAVKKMSQSLELFSHKNTQTDNVKVETDAPQHKETQTIEVPASIKIPAGAVGLPGLRPMLDAPTTGPPPPPPPPPPPFPGAPTEFFEGPPPPAPPLPPSIGGAPPPPPPPLPGGGPPPPPPPPGGGPPPPPPPPPLGGGPPPPPPPPGCGPPPPPGCGPPPPPGCGPPPPPGCGPPPPPGLGGMNTATDGPQKASKPAFTPKQKMKKLQWNKIPGHVLKRSTSSVWKKVIEINDGVEPDYNMEEELFCQINIKKSDKKEEKKKEPKEIAILDGKRSMNVNIFLRQFKGGSDQVIQWITDGNSSELGGDRLKCLEKLLPDTSEIDQIKSFKGEKAKLGPAEKFFLRLLEVSSYKFRIKGLILKEDFMISKESLGPNIEIMTQAIDDILCNETLPEMLNLILRVGNFMNHGSHAGNAEAFKITSLLKLTDTRANKPRMNLLHFIVQIAEAKKEEILDFPSKMKHLEAACRLNIDNLEKDVNALKTSVTSTEKALANAPDDVKKQLGEFIETAIKECKELESKISDIRKLNAEFAEYFCEDPKKFSLEDYLKVFKQFCDSLKKAKDENEQFKIQEKRRLVREQKQAEEKARKEKLGIKDDKPKLGKGRRPPPVEETCIIDNLMNEIKNGFPLRKRNMQDSSSLTKKKTPDAKKEAGKSKKNWHKTKVLAAFLITGKSNDEEHTNNTEKLQTIADAPSEVKQNGVKGSVPILNGETSVPVLNGELSESHKDTIIKDDFLINGEKGAITEDKLCNGVHVETEKIPNEDGEEVASSADEVFDKSLIDVIDGPKLNGVHLEGNHGDDYSNPICLTGVKASEKTVTADDVIPVEKESGDKSRTQSVGVLTPDFEAQHDYSRFHEEELTKFSDKVIAVDEAVPLIEQPVRTSSQGDVIKITQEEGVDESLTGTSIDASTTMSKAEVSEQTSSPKNNKTGGLITDVEVQPNSVETNSPVETDTPVETDTPVETDMPLETDTPGETDTPGETDTPLETDTPVETDTPVETDTPVETDTPVEIDMRVEIDAPVEIGTPVEVTRVKGDISVERINDSKYTSKQSSFEDVSVKEVDNLSSNTKGEQKTIYDEDIIVDVNSENVNINTDSNVVDNLSNDKISAESPAVKVENNVSLKKNDENLQKSADVSNGSSNKFFENAENVGDTHSEDDEDDDNDDDDDEYDDDVGKEQTESKVGDEANNGKATTSNVRRKKRKVKLSWARLFSPRLYKKYS